A stretch of Arachis hypogaea cultivar Tifrunner chromosome 15, arahy.Tifrunner.gnm2.J5K5, whole genome shotgun sequence DNA encodes these proteins:
- the LOC112749430 gene encoding F-box protein SKIP23-like gives MGDIDGWANIHYDILKEIAEHLYSYDDFIQLRLVCKQWNLKLPEISSEILWLLLPEESSSTHIYEDEEIYHLMQLPIADEVPLDIQSLDEDKIHYLKLPEMQTKLIRGSFGGWLIVLDIYKGSMYMLNAFTKVLLDLPPISTFPDIIDYNPNNRGFEYTIRDFGDVRMDDYGPQEYTIWDLGDDDRDNYRVPSSMINRIWVGKVIINSCPSNDNEDFMAVAIYGLLCTLAFYKPNDKRWLDLSTRKQAFDDVIFFGEKIYAVEGCGQLYEFDINTKSGPVGGIHEAKPPSGAAVGPYQLKYLVGRANGSLLMLVRHFTYRRGFSRTYKFDIYELKKNAKEWCRLRSLENYVVMIGFNSSVQMLPASIQTKGNQIYFTDNLQDCKEWDDVEHQDIGIFDLDDGSCQRLLSDVKFMCPPVWCHSKFVSTTQLAL, from the coding sequence ATGGGTGACATTGATGGATGGGCAAACATTCATTATGACATCTTGAAGGAAATTGCAGAGCACTTGTATTCTTACGATGATTTCATCCAACTTCGTTTAGTTTGCAAGCAATGGAACTTGAAACTTCCAGAGATCTCCAGCGAGATTTTGTGGCTGCTGTTACCTGAAGAATCTTCCAGTACTCATATTTATGAAGATGAGGAGATCTACCATCTCATGCAGTTACCTATTGCTGATGAAGTACCACTTGATATTCAGTCTCTTGATGAAGACAAGATCCACTATCTCAAGCTACCAGAGATGCAGACCAAATTGATCCGTGGTTCTTTTGGTGGATGGTTGATCGTCCTAGATATATACAAGGGTTCGATGTATATGTTAAATGCATTTACAAAGGTCCTTTTAGATCTTCCTCCAATATCAACTTTTCCGGATATAATTGACTACAATCCTAACAATCGTGGCTTTGAATATACTATTCGGGATTTCGGTGATGTCCGTATGGATGATTACGGGCCGCAGGAATATACTATTTGGGATTTGGGTGATGACGATAGGGATAATTACCGGGTCCCGAGCAGTATGATAAATAGGATCTGGGTTGGGAAGGTTATTATAAATTCATGTCCTAGCAATGACAATGAAGATTTTATGGCAGTTGCTATATATGGACTTCTTTGTACATTAGCCTTTTACAAACCAAATGATAAGAGATGGTTAGATCTTTCAACTAGAAAACAGGCGTTTGATGATGTCATATTTTTTGGAGAGAAGATATATGCAGTAGAAGGTTGTGGCCAGCTATACGAATTTGATATAAACACAAAGTCAGGGCCTGTAGGTGGTATTCATGAAGCCAAACCTCCCTCTGGTGCTGCGGTGGGTCCTTACCAGCTTAAATATTTGGTTGGGCGCGCTAATGGAAGTTTATTGATGCTGGTGAGACATTTTACCTATCGTCGTGGATTTTCTCGTACTTACAAATTTGATATCTATGAATTGAAGAAGAATGCAAAAGAATGGTGCAGACTACGTAGTTTGGAAAATTACGTAGTGATGATTGGATTCAACTCTTCTGTTCAAATGCTGCCTGCAAGTATTCAAACCAAAGGAAATCAAATCTACTTTACAGATAACCTACAAGATTGCAAAGAATGGGACGATGTCGAACATCAAGATATTGGCATCTTTGACTTGGACGATGGAAGTTGTCAAAGACTATTATCCGATGTAAAGTTCATGTGTCCTCCTGTTTGGTGTCATTCAAAATTTGTCTCAACAACTCAATTGGCTCTTTAA
- the LOC112749431 gene encoding short-chain dehydrogenase TIC 32, chloroplastic-like, translated as MLYVCVNRGFVIHKFATNHLGHFLLTNLLLDTMKKTVHESKKEGRIINVSSTGHQYFRYSEGIRFDKINDQSSYKSWIAYGQSKLANILHANELARRLKEDGVNITANSVHPGIVVTNIFRHNNIVNGVMNMLARCGLKNVKQGAATICYLALHPQVSGISGEFFMDGYVAKASSQGRDIDLAKKLWDYSMNLTEQNT; from the exons ATGTTATATGTGTGTGTGAATCGTGGATTTGTGATTCAT AAATTCGCGACAAACCATCTAG GTCATTTTCTGTTAACAAATCTTTTGTTGGATACAATGAAGAAAACTGTAcatgaaagtaagaaagaaggaagaattaTTAATGTCTCCTCGACTGGTCACCAATACTTTAGATATAGCGAAGGAATACGTTTTGATAAAATTAATGATCAATCAAG TTACAAGAGTTGGATTGCATATGGACAATCAAAACTAGCTAACATTTTACACGCAAACGAACTTGCACGGCGTCTCAAG GAAGATGGGGTGAATATCACTGCAAATTCCGTTCATCCAGGAATAGTTGTCACCAATATTTTCCGTCATAACAACATAGTGAATG GTGTGATGAACATGCTCGCGAGATGCGGGCTTAAAAATGTTAAGCAG GGAGCAGCAACAATATGTTATTTGGCATTGCATCCACAAGTGAGTGGAATAAGTGGAGAGTTTTTTATGGATGGTTATGTGGCCAAAGCAAGCTCACAGGGAAGGGATATTGATTTGGCCAAGAAACTCTGGGATTATAGCATGAATTTGACCGAGCAGAATACATAG
- the LOC112751824 gene encoding mitogen-activated protein kinase kinase kinase YODA, producing the protein MPSWWKSSKETKKKTGKESFIDSLQRKFKSPSEGKPGSRSGGSRKHCDDSISEKGGQSPVGSRSPSPSKVGRCQSFAERPLSQPLPLPSLHPSNVSRADSEISILSKSKTEKGSKPSLFLPLPKPACMRRRLNLADLDGDLGPASVSSESSADSDEPTDSRNRSPLATDSETGTRTAAGSPSSLMLKDQSTVCQVNSKETKTPANILGNHMTSTSPKRRPLSNHVPNLQIPPHGAFCSAPDSSRSSPSRSPLRAFATEQVLNSAFWAGKTCSDVNFLGSGHCSSPGSGHNSGHNSMGGDMSGQLFWQPSRGSPEYSPVPSPRMTSPGPSSRVQSGAVTPIHPRAGGTPTESQSGWADDGKQQSHRLPLPPLSVTNSSPFSHSNSTATSPSLPRSPGRADNPVSPGSRWKKGKLIGRGTFGHVYVGFNKESGEMCAMKEVTLFSDDAKSKESAKQLMQEINLLSRLRHPNIVQYYGSETVGDKLYIYLEYVSGGSIYKLLQEYGQFGELAIRSYTQQILSGLAYLHATNTVHRDIKGANILVDPNGRVKLADFGMAKHITGQSCPLSFKGSPYWMAPEVIKNSKGYNLAVDIWSLGCTVLEMATTKPPWSQYEGVAAMFKIGNSKELPTIPDNLSSEGKDFVIKCLQRNPHNRPSARELLGHPFVKCAAPLERPILSPPASDLDSGIAQATKSLGICQGRNLSPLDSDRLSVNSSRVLKNISQTSDIHIPRNISCPVSPIGSPLLRSRSPQPINGRMSPSPISSPRTASGASTPLHGGSGALPVSNHLVYFQEGLGSLPKSSNVDIFRGMQMTSRITSEVVPTENDVQSVLAARVCRQLLGNNGKMNPSFDLSPNSSMIGRPNGL; encoded by the exons ATGCCTTCATGGTGGAAGTCATCAAAAGAGACCAAGAAGAAAACAGGTAAGGAAAGTTTTATTGACTCATTACAACGAAAATTTAAATCCCCATCTGAAGGTAAACCAGGCTCTAGATCTGGAGGATCTCGTAAACATTGTGATGACTCCATCTCTGAAAAGGGGGGTCAGTCTCCTGTTGGATCAAGATCTCCTTCACCTTCAAAAGTCGGAAGATGCCAAAGTTTTGCTGAAAGGCCTCTTTCTCAGCCACTACCACTTCCTAGCTTGCATCCATCAAATGTTAGCCGGGCAGATTCTGAAATTAGCATATtatcaaaatcaaaaacagaaaagGGGTCCAAGCCATCATTGTTTCTGCCCCTACCAAAACCTGCATGCATGCGTCGTAGGCTGAACCTTGCAGATTTGGACGGAGATCTGGGGCCTGCTTCAGTCTCTAGTGAGAGCTCTGCTGATAGTGATGAACCAACAGACTCGCGAAATCGTAGTCCTCTAGCAACTGATTCTGAGACCGGGACTAGAACCGCTGCGGGCAGTCCTTCCAG CCTGATGCTCAAGGATCAATCTACTGTTTGCCAAGTAAATTCAAAAGAAACCAAAACACCAGCAAACATTCTTGGTAATCATATGACTTCTACTTCACCAAAACGGAGGCCATTAAGCAACCATGTTCCAAATCTGCAGATTCCTCCTCACGGTGCTTTCTGTAGTGCTCCCGACAGTTCCAGGTCGAGTCCATCTAGAAGTCCATTGAGAGCATTTGCCACCGAACAGGTGTTGAACTCTGCTTTTTGGGCTGGAAAGACATGTTCAGATGTCAATTTCCTTGGATCGGGACACTGCTCCAGTCCAGGTTCTGGTCATAATTCTGGCCATAATTCAATGGGAGGGGACATGTCAGGACAGTTATTTTGGCAACCAAGTAGGGGTAGCCCTGAGTATTCACCCGTACCAAGTCCTAGAATGACTAGTCCAGGTCCAAGCTCAAGAGTTCAGAGTGGAGCCGTCACACCTATTCATCCCAGGGCTGGGGGAACACCCACTGAATCACAGTCTGGATGGGCTGATGATGGAAAACAACAGAGTCATCGTTTGCCCCTTCCTCCTTTATCAGTTACCAATTCCTCTCCTTTCTCTCATTCAAATTCTACTGCAACATCTCCATCTCTGCCTAGAAGTCCTGGAAGAGCAGATAATCCAGTTAGCCCTGGCTCACGTTGGAAAAAGGGGAAGCTAATAGGCAGAGGCACCTTCGGACATGTCTATGTTGGCTTCAATAA GGAAAGTGGTGAAATGTGTGCAATGAAAGAGGTGACTCTATTTTCAGATGATGCCAAGTCTAAAGAAAGTGCTAAGCAATTAATGCAG GAAATTAATCTATTAAGCCGTTTACGGCATCCGAATATTGTACAGTATTATGGTTCTGAAACA GTAGGTGACAAGCTTTACATATATCTGGAGTATGTATCAGGAGGCTCCATATATAAACTTCTTCAAGAGTATGGGCAATTCGGTGAACTAGCTATTCGAAGTTATACTCAACAAATTTTATCAGGGCTTGCTTATTTACATGCTACAAACACTGTCCACAG GGACATTAAAGGAGCAAATATATTGGTAGATCCCAACGGCCGGGTCAAGTTGGCAGACTTTGGCATGGCAAAGCAT ATAACAGGGCAATCGTGTCCATTATCGTTCAAGGGAAGCCCTTATTGGATGGCGCCTGAG GTTATAAAGAACTCTAAAGGTTACAACCTTGCTGTGGATATATGGAGTCTTGGATGCACCGTTTTGGAAATGGCTACAACTAAGCCTCCCTGGAGTCAATATGAAGGG GTTGCTGCTATGTTTAAGATTGGTAATAGCAAGGAACTTCCTACCATCCCTGATAATCTTTCGAGTGAAGGAAAGGATTTTGTCATCAAATGTCTTCAACGAAATCCTCACAATCGCCCTTCAGCCCGCGAATTATTGGGCCATCCTTTTGTAAAATGTGCTGCGCCTTTGGAAAGACCTATTCTCAGCCCTCCAGCTTCAGACCTTGATTCTGGGATTGCACAAGCAACAAAATCTCTG GGTATTTGTCAAGGAAGGAATCTCTCTCCCTTGGATTCAGATAGACTTTCTGTTAATTCTTCTcgggttttgaaaaatatttctcAAACAag TGACATCCATATTCCAAGAAATATATCTTGCCCTGTCTCTCCGATTGGAAGCCCACTTTTGAGGTCAAGGTCCCCACAGCCCATAAATGGAAGAATGTCTCCCTCTCCTATATCTAGCCCTCGGACTGCTTCTGGTGCATCGACCCCTCTTCATGGCGGTAGTGGTGCCCTTCCAGTTAGTAATCACTTAGTTTACTTTCAAGAGGGTCTTGGAAGCTTGCCCAAGTCCTCAAATGTTGACATTTTTCGAGGAATGCAAATGACATCACGCATTACATCTGAAGTGGTTCCCACTGAAAATGATGTTCAATCAGTCTTGGCGGCACGGGTTTGTCGGCAGCTGCTGGGGAATAATGGGAAGATGAATCCATCCTTTGATCTAAGTCCCAACTCCTCGATGATCGGCCGGCCGAATGGTTTATGA